The Fusarium poae strain DAOMC 252244 chromosome 2, whole genome shotgun sequence nucleotide sequence CCAAATGATGGCGACGGGGATAGTGACAATTGTCATCAAAAGCAGCATGCGTTGGACATGCAACCCAACTCCAATCTTGTTTCCGCTTCCATAGGCTTGTGCGCAAAGAGTGTCGAGAGCTGTGGCCATTCCTTCATAGAGAGCAAGACCACCGATGTTCATGGTGGTGACACCAATGGCGGCAGCAGCGAGATCATCGGGGCTGAGATGACCAGCTGTCGTGGTGGTGATGACACTGAAAGAGTACTGTAGCAGGTAAGTGGCCACTAGAGGGATGGTATAGCGGGCGATGAGCGACAGCTCAGTCCACCAGTCATTCGTAGGCCATTCTGCAGTATCTGCCGTCTCAGAGTCAGCTAACAAAGGCGCTGCTTCATTGCGATCGGCTTCATCAACAATTTGGCTCATAATGAATCCTTCTCTCTGTCTAATTgaggatgggatgggatgggatgggatcaGCGTGAAACCGCTCAAGATTGACGATTCGCGTCACCAACTCAAAATAGCGAATTGGTATCCAAAACAAGCCACAGAGTCACTGTCTTTTGTCCGTGCGTCGAGTTAGATCCCAGTGAAGGGAGaagacttaatattaatgaGCAGCCTTATTCGTGACTGGGAGCTCCTCCGATGGCGGCGCCGAACTTAATGACCCAGCTTGACTAAGCCGAGATTGTCTCTGCAGTGGCTGGGATTAACATTTTGATTCCAAATTCTGTGAATCAGAGCACGCACATTTACCCTGTAGAATTTGTGCCGTGGCAAAAGTCCCGTTCGCTGACATTTCCAGAATGAGAATAGCGACACGTTGCAGAAAGCAAGAGCAGAAAACAGTAGCAGAGATCAAATTACATTCACCAAGTCAAGATTGTCTGTGACTATTGGGGGTTTAGTGGAGAGTTAATCACTGTTACCTCCCGATGCAATGCTGAGTTGAATGAAAGCCTTTACCGCATCACCCCCCGAGACGTGTTCCCTGTCGGTCAAGTCAAGATAATAAAGAACCAATCGAATACGAGAATGAAAATGGCACTCGGCACtcataataattaaactccGTTGGCGCGTTGGCACCGTCGCACTGTCACGATGTAACATTAAACATTCTCGTTCCAATCTCGAGAAAGAGAAATCCTTTCCATCAGTTTTCGACATTGTACCGTTTTCTAATCACCTTTTCAGTTCAGCTGCATTAGCACACGACAGTTAAAGCAAGCCACACCGTAAAATACTGGGAGCCGGGGAGGATATAAAACTTACCCCGACCATTTCAAGGTACACAAACTAAAGCGGCCCGTCAAGCCCAGCCCGGCCTTTATGTTCCGTGATGAGGCCAAGTGGGTCATAGACGAGGCAATTCCAGAAAGAAATGTCACTTCCGAATCCCTGGAAAAGGTCTCCTCTTCTCATTTAGTCCGGGTCTTTTGCCGAGCCTTAACCCAGTTTTGTCGCGTTGACATCTCTAGTTCCGTATCTTCTCTCCACTATTTCGAGaccatttctttttctctgtTTCTACCCCAACCATTCCTGCCTCGGTGACAATGCCTGAATGTAGGTGAGATCGCCTGTGTCATTGACATATAAACTCCACGACCACGGCCTTGGTGCCGCGACCGAAGATACAACACCAGCAGGGTTCCAATACGGGCTAGTCTAGTCTATTCAAGTACCTGAGCCCTCTACCACACACCACAAGGTACAATCGTGGCGTGTTTGAGCTTCGAGGCGACCCTTGTGTACCCGGTAGATCATATCATGGGAAATATACGTAGAATTAATCATAACtatcaaaaaaaaaaaaaagatgtcTAACTTCCCTGCATACGATACGCCCCTTCAGTAGACCCCATCGAGTCAGCCCGTGAAGCATGTTTATCGTCGTAGAAAACTTCAAAATCGGTGTTCACCATGACTCCCTCCGTCAGATTTCGTACACTATCGCTGCCACTCCCAATCTCGGTTCGTACTTCGCTCGTGATATCGTGCCGCCACATCGGCTGGTGACTATGTCTCGCCTTTGAACTCTTTCGCAGACCACTACCCAGGCCGCTACCGTGTTGAGACGTTCGCGTGGATGTCCGTCGGGACTTTGAGTCTGAGAGGGCTGACATCTCAAGACCTGTTCCATTGTCGCTGTACTTTAGTTCATACGGTGTATTGAGAGCGGCCACGGCGGTCGATCCCAGAAGACTGTCGATAACATCTTTCAGCGAAGGGATGCAGACTGTCAAAACTGAAAGACCCAATGCGATTTGTCCCCATATCATAGTCGATACGGCTCGCCAGGTCACGTCATCCGACTCCTCAAACATGTATCTCGCGTGTATTAACTCGGGTATCGTCATGATCGGCACCAACAATCGGACTCCAAATAGCGAAATGACAATAAGCTTTCTCCGAATCGATGTTTGAACCTCCCACATCATGGCGACTGGTAAGAGGCACAGCGCAATATCGGTCAAGATAACCATGATGCTGTTGTATACGAATATTGGTCCTTGTGCTGGACACTGGGCATTGTTACCGGCAAACCATGGCTCGGGCATAGGGCATGCGAAAGCGCTTGTGAAAACGCCCGAGACAGCCCACGCAATCACTACTCCGCCCAGTATCATGTTAGCGAGGTGAAGACCACCTTGACTATCGATCTGTCGAATGAGTAAACCGAGGGATATTTTTGTCGTGGCATGGACAAGTATCGCAAGTATTCTCGATGCATACATCAGCTATCGAGGAGTTAGCATAGTTATCTCACTGATGCAGTGAGTCTGGCCTACCTTGGTAAAGTGAACGAATTCATCTTCCGGGATAGCATCACGGTGCTCGCCCAAGCCATGATTGCATGCAGCAACGACACATGCTGTTTGTATAAAATAGATGAGAGCTGA carries:
- a CDS encoding hypothetical protein (TransMembrane:7 (o20-44i56-80o100-120i132-156o176-198i210-231o251-270i)) gives rise to the protein MSDVSQAAPPFYPLTQSNHAALVVVTAIVFLIYAILGIVGKLIIRLNITSMKDFDIGLLVSALIYFIQTACVVAACNHGLGEHRDAIPEDEFVHFTKLMYASRILAILVHATTKISLGLLIRQIDSQGGLHLANMILGGVVIAWAVSGVFTSAFACPMPEPWFAGNNAQCPAQGPIFVYNSIMVILTDIALCLLPVAMMWEVQTSIRRKLIVISLFGVRLLVPIMTIPELIHARYMFEESDDVTWRAVSTMIWGQIALGLSVLTVCIPSLKDVIDSLLGSTAVAALNTPYELKYSDNGTGLEMSALSDSKSRRTSTRTSQHGSGLGSGLRKSSKARHSHQPMWRHDITSEVRTEIGSGSDSVRNLTEGVMVNTDFEVFYDDKHASRADSMGSTEGAYRMQGS